The following proteins are encoded in a genomic region of Devosia lucknowensis:
- a CDS encoding superoxide dismutase: MSTKFTLPPLPYAYDALGPYMSAETLEFHHDKHHQAYVTNGEKLLEGSGLEILPLEDIVKESFGKNAGLFNNAGQHYNHVHFWNWMKPNGGGKSLPGKLAAKVDEDLGGFDKFRADFIQAGTTQFGSGWAWLSLNQKSGKLEVTKTANGESPLVHGGHPLLGVDVWEHSYYIDYRNARPKYLEAWFDNLVNWEHVEHMFEEAKA, encoded by the coding sequence ATGTCCACCAAGTTTACCCTGCCGCCCCTGCCCTATGCCTATGACGCGCTGGGCCCCTACATGTCGGCCGAGACGCTCGAATTCCACCACGACAAGCATCATCAGGCCTACGTCACGAACGGTGAGAAGCTGCTTGAAGGCTCGGGGCTGGAAATCCTGCCGCTTGAAGACATCGTCAAGGAGAGCTTCGGCAAGAATGCAGGCCTCTTCAACAATGCGGGTCAGCACTACAACCACGTCCATTTCTGGAACTGGATGAAGCCGAATGGCGGCGGCAAGTCGCTGCCGGGCAAGCTGGCCGCGAAGGTCGACGAAGATCTGGGCGGTTTCGACAAGTTCCGCGCTGATTTCATCCAGGCCGGCACAACGCAGTTTGGTTCGGGCTGGGCATGGCTGTCGCTCAACCAGAAGTCCGGCAAGCTCGAAGTCACCAAGACCGCCAATGGCGAGTCGCCGCTGGTCCATGGCGGCCACCCGCTGCTCGGCGTCGACGTTTGGGAACACTCCTATTACATCGACTACCGCAATGCGCGCCCGAAGTATCTCGAAGCCTGGTTCGATAACCTCGTGAACTGGGAACATGTCGAGCACATGTTCGAAGAAGCCAAGGCCTGA
- a CDS encoding putative monovalent cation/H+ antiporter subunit A, whose amino-acid sequence MGQSLEAGIGLSVAAPFVAAILAPIIHRFAGRFSGWILALVPAGIFAFLLGFAPKIAGGETVTSVIDWIPAYGIGLSFLLDGLSLIFALTISGVGSLIILYAGAYLAGHRHQGRFLAFMLAFMGAMLGLVLADSLLVLFVFWELTSVTSFLLIGFDHARQAARRGAIQALVITNIGGMFLLAGGILVQQVSGSWEMSAVRELGEVLRGSSAYLLILICFLGAAFTKSAQFPLHFWLPNAMEAPTPVSAFLHSATMVQAGVYLLARMTPSLGGTDVWTNILVISGCITLIWAALGALKQTDLKQMLAQTTIASLGLLVLLIGLGSTYAIAAMVVYFVAHAFYKAGLFMVVGAVDHEAGTREITALGGLADKMPVTFIAASLASLSMIGLPLTVGYFAKEEMYLGLLGGEWMAWLVLVVLVAGNAMLAGVALLIMIRPFLGETLSTPRKAHEAPVAMLAGPIVLGSAGIVAGVLPDWLGHDVLVPGASAILGMPVESHLTLALDFASPLLWLSALTWAFGIVVYRQVDAIRTLLRRFDAVLGWTADTVFDSVMFGLIRFSGALTRLLHHGQLEFYLVVVFAAMAAAIFGPMMLFGGLDWIVPTSDLGDWSQRLQLPPLQVYEWGVIGLAVLGLVAVVAAPSRLVAILSLGVQGTAVALIFLLFGAPDLAFTQLMVEILSVVILTFVMTRLRLDQRDHRRFEDWARDGSLAVLCGLGVSLLLMLVLNGTLDTRLSDFFTATSVPIAHGSNIVNVILVDYRGFDTLGEIAVVMGAGIAILALLRRARKTPAGRHPDVRKVALVRKARKTAP is encoded by the coding sequence TTGGGGCAGTCCCTTGAAGCAGGCATTGGTCTTTCCGTGGCCGCGCCGTTCGTGGCTGCAATCCTGGCACCGATCATCCATCGGTTTGCGGGCCGCTTCAGCGGCTGGATACTGGCCTTGGTGCCCGCTGGCATTTTTGCGTTTCTTCTCGGATTTGCGCCCAAAATCGCAGGCGGCGAGACGGTGACGAGCGTCATCGACTGGATTCCGGCTTACGGCATAGGGCTGTCGTTTCTCCTTGACGGTTTGAGCCTGATCTTTGCCCTCACCATATCGGGCGTTGGCAGCCTGATCATCCTTTACGCCGGCGCCTACTTGGCGGGACACCGGCATCAGGGGCGATTTCTGGCCTTCATGCTCGCCTTCATGGGGGCGATGCTCGGTCTGGTCCTTGCAGACAGCCTGCTGGTTCTTTTCGTATTCTGGGAACTGACCTCGGTCACCTCGTTCCTGCTGATCGGGTTCGACCATGCCCGCCAGGCCGCCCGTCGCGGCGCCATTCAGGCGCTGGTCATCACCAATATCGGGGGCATGTTCCTGCTCGCCGGCGGCATCCTCGTGCAGCAGGTGTCTGGTAGCTGGGAGATGAGCGCCGTCCGGGAACTGGGCGAAGTGCTTCGCGGAAGCAGCGCTTATCTGCTGATCCTGATCTGTTTTCTGGGCGCCGCCTTCACCAAGTCGGCCCAGTTCCCGCTGCACTTCTGGCTTCCCAATGCCATGGAAGCGCCGACGCCGGTTTCGGCCTTTCTGCACTCGGCAACAATGGTGCAGGCCGGCGTTTATCTGCTCGCGCGTATGACCCCGTCGCTTGGCGGTACCGACGTCTGGACCAATATCCTCGTGATTTCAGGCTGCATCACGCTGATCTGGGCCGCTCTGGGCGCACTCAAGCAGACCGATCTCAAGCAGATGCTGGCGCAAACGACCATCGCTTCGCTCGGTCTGCTCGTTCTGCTCATTGGGCTGGGCAGTACATACGCCATTGCGGCGATGGTGGTCTATTTTGTGGCTCACGCTTTCTACAAGGCCGGCCTCTTCATGGTGGTCGGTGCGGTCGATCACGAGGCAGGGACGCGGGAAATCACTGCGCTGGGCGGCCTTGCGGACAAGATGCCGGTGACCTTCATCGCGGCATCGCTGGCTTCCCTGTCGATGATTGGTCTGCCGCTCACCGTCGGCTATTTCGCCAAGGAAGAAATGTATCTCGGCCTTCTAGGTGGCGAATGGATGGCCTGGCTGGTTCTGGTCGTCCTCGTCGCCGGAAACGCCATGCTCGCCGGCGTCGCGCTTTTGATCATGATCCGCCCGTTCCTTGGTGAGACCTTATCGACGCCCAGGAAGGCGCATGAAGCCCCGGTCGCCATGCTCGCGGGCCCAATCGTGCTGGGCAGTGCGGGTATTGTCGCGGGGGTGTTGCCGGACTGGTTGGGCCATGATGTTCTGGTTCCGGGTGCCAGCGCCATTCTGGGTATGCCAGTGGAAAGTCACCTGACGCTCGCTCTCGACTTTGCCTCGCCGCTTCTCTGGCTTTCGGCGCTGACCTGGGCGTTTGGCATCGTGGTCTACCGCCAGGTCGACGCAATCCGCACCCTGCTGCGCCGCTTCGACGCAGTGCTGGGATGGACGGCCGATACCGTTTTCGACAGCGTCATGTTCGGCCTCATCCGTTTCTCCGGTGCGCTGACGCGCCTGCTGCATCACGGCCAGCTTGAATTTTACCTTGTGGTGGTCTTCGCGGCGATGGCTGCTGCGATTTTCGGGCCGATGATGCTCTTCGGCGGTCTCGACTGGATCGTGCCAACGTCCGACCTGGGTGACTGGAGCCAGCGACTGCAGCTGCCGCCGCTTCAGGTCTACGAGTGGGGCGTCATCGGGCTCGCGGTGCTCGGGCTTGTGGCAGTGGTCGCAGCGCCTTCACGTCTCGTGGCGATCCTGTCCTTGGGCGTGCAGGGAACGGCCGTCGCCCTGATTTTCCTTTTGTTCGGCGCGCCCGACCTGGCCTTTACCCAACTCATGGTGGAAATTCTCTCGGTCGTGATCCTGACATTCGTCATGACGCGGCTACGTTTGGACCAGCGCGATCACCGGCGTTTCGAGGACTGGGCGCGCGACGGCAGCCTCGCTGTGCTTTGCGGGCTTGGGGTGAGCCTCCTGCTCATGCTGGTTCTCAACGGAACGCTCGACACGCGCCTCTCTGATTTCTTTACCGCCACGAGCGTGCCGATTGCCCACGGGTCGAACATCGTCAACGTCATCCTCGTCGACTATCGCGGTTTCGATACTCTGGGCGAAATCGCAGTGGTCATGGGCGCTGGCATCGCGATCCTGGCGCTGCTGCGCCGCGCCAGGAAAACGCCTGCCGGAAGGCACCCCGACGTGAGGAAGGTCGCTTTGGTTCGCAAGGCGAGGAAGACGGCACCATGA
- a CDS encoding S9 family peptidase, producing the protein MTKLTPPVAKRVPHSHTHHNVTRDDPYAWLRAENWQEVMQKPESLDPQIRSYLDDENSFYEAEFGKPTADLQEKIYREIRGRIKEDDSGVALPDRDWAYNTRMLEGKQYPLIVRTPRAGGDETVLLDCNLEAGEGYFGFGGASHDPSHRTLAWAADRAGSEYYDIVLRDIASGEDSSDIIRNTAGSYVWSNDSRALYYTEYDDNHRPYRIRRHDLGTDQAVDPIIYEEKDPGFFVGVGKTLSDKFIVIDAHDHQTSEVWLIDARQGGEPRLVAPRVVDREYEVDEREGVLYIRTNADGAEDYKIVTVAADAPDASNWVDLVPHREGILILDVALLRNHLLRLERQDGLPRIVARDLRSGKEETVDFAEEAYSLGMSTGYEFDTSVFRLSYSSPTTPQQLFDVDLDTGKRTLLKTQEVPSGHDPADYETRRLFATAADGEQVPVTVLYRKGAVLDGSNPTLLYGYGAYGMSMPASFSVSVLSLVDRGFVYAIAHIRGGMEKGYRWYRQGRREHKTNTFTDFIAAAEMLIAEGFTRKGKIIAQGGSAGGMLMGAVANLRPDLWGGVIAQVPFVDVLNTMLDDTLPLTPPEWPEWGNPITSAEDYERIADYAPYEAVSAQAYPPILALAGLTDPRVTYWEPAKWVAKLRATKLGDAPLYLKTNMGAGHAGASGRFDRLKETAQCYAFAIKSAGLDG; encoded by the coding sequence ATGACGAAACTCACCCCGCCGGTCGCCAAGCGCGTGCCCCACAGCCATACGCACCACAACGTTACCCGTGACGATCCATATGCGTGGCTTCGCGCCGAAAACTGGCAAGAGGTGATGCAGAAACCCGAGTCGCTGGATCCGCAAATCCGCAGCTACCTCGATGACGAGAACAGCTTTTACGAGGCCGAATTCGGCAAGCCGACGGCGGACCTGCAGGAAAAGATTTACAGGGAAATCCGCGGGCGCATCAAAGAAGACGATAGCGGCGTGGCATTGCCCGATCGTGACTGGGCCTACAACACCCGCATGCTCGAGGGCAAGCAGTATCCCCTGATCGTCCGGACGCCCCGCGCGGGCGGCGACGAAACGGTGCTGCTCGATTGCAACCTCGAAGCGGGCGAGGGCTATTTCGGTTTCGGGGGCGCCAGCCACGACCCGTCGCATCGCACCCTGGCATGGGCAGCGGACCGGGCCGGATCCGAGTATTACGACATCGTGCTTCGCGACATCGCCAGCGGCGAGGACAGCTCCGACATCATCCGCAACACGGCGGGCTCCTATGTCTGGTCCAACGACAGCCGCGCACTTTATTATACCGAGTACGACGACAACCATCGTCCTTACCGGATCCGTCGCCATGACCTTGGCACCGACCAGGCTGTCGATCCCATCATTTATGAAGAAAAGGACCCGGGCTTCTTTGTGGGCGTCGGCAAGACGCTGTCGGACAAGTTCATCGTCATCGATGCCCATGATCACCAGACGTCGGAGGTCTGGCTCATCGATGCGCGACAAGGCGGCGAGCCGCGCCTTGTCGCGCCGCGCGTGGTCGATCGGGAATACGAAGTCGATGAGCGCGAGGGGGTGCTTTATATCCGCACCAATGCCGATGGCGCCGAGGACTACAAGATCGTCACCGTTGCGGCCGATGCGCCGGATGCCTCGAACTGGGTCGATCTCGTGCCGCACCGCGAAGGCATTCTGATCCTCGACGTTGCCCTGCTTCGCAACCACCTGCTCCGCCTCGAACGGCAGGATGGCCTGCCGCGCATTGTTGCCCGCGACTTGCGCAGCGGAAAGGAAGAAACCGTCGACTTCGCCGAGGAAGCGTATTCGCTTGGCATGTCGACCGGATACGAATTCGACACGTCGGTCTTCCGCCTCTCCTATTCATCTCCGACGACGCCGCAGCAACTCTTCGACGTCGACCTCGATACCGGAAAGCGCACCCTGCTCAAGACACAGGAAGTTCCGTCGGGTCATGATCCTGCCGACTATGAGACGCGCAGGCTTTTCGCCACCGCCGCAGATGGCGAACAGGTGCCGGTCACCGTGCTTTACCGCAAAGGAGCCGTGCTGGACGGGTCCAACCCTACTCTTCTTTATGGGTACGGCGCTTATGGCATGTCGATGCCGGCCAGCTTCTCGGTTTCGGTCCTGTCGCTGGTCGACCGCGGCTTCGTTTATGCCATCGCCCATATTCGCGGCGGTATGGAAAAGGGCTACCGCTGGTACAGGCAGGGCCGACGGGAGCACAAGACAAACACATTCACCGACTTCATCGCTGCGGCCGAGATGCTGATTGCCGAAGGCTTTACCCGAAAAGGCAAGATCATCGCGCAGGGTGGTTCGGCAGGTGGCATGCTGATGGGCGCCGTTGCCAACCTTCGGCCGGACCTCTGGGGCGGCGTTATCGCTCAGGTGCCTTTCGTCGATGTGCTCAACACTATGCTCGACGATACGCTGCCGCTGACGCCTCCCGAATGGCCGGAATGGGGCAATCCCATCACCTCTGCAGAGGACTACGAGCGCATCGCGGACTATGCACCCTACGAAGCCGTGTCGGCCCAGGCTTATCCACCAATCTTAGCACTCGCCGGCCTCACCGATCCACGCGTCACCTATTGGGAACCAGCCAAGTGGGTGGCCAAACTTCGGGCAACCAAGCTGGGCGACGCCCCATTGTATCTCAAGACGAACATGGGGGCCGGGCATGCCGGAGCTTCGGGCCGCTTCGACCGGCTCAAGGAAACCGCGCAGTGCTATGCCTTTGCGATAAAGTCTGCCGGATTGGACGGTTAG
- a CDS encoding proton-conducting transporter membrane subunit gives MADLPRAMIDTMTPASAWIIVLPIVLALMGAAGLLMLRRNNGAPVIGAVIVVVGIIACEIALLLEVIANGPVSMTMGKWLPPFGISLTADVFGASFALASAVVTLIVLLYAEIDRADADGRDAFHSMVLLLLAGVTGAFLTGDLFNLYVWFEVTLIASFGLIVQGGRPAQLDAAVKYGFLNFLATTLFLLSLGLLYGLLGTLNMADIMRVAPLADPASMAGVAALLMLAFGMKAAAFPLNAWLPASYHTPSAAVSALFAGLLTKVGAYALLRSLVALLPASRDLLEPALAVIAIATLVTAPLGAIAETNLRRAVGFLVIGGIGAVLAGLAMPSLDGVAGSGLYIFHAILTMTALYMVAGLIEKRTAATDTRQMGGLYAASTPLSILFFVLVLASAGVPPFLGFWPKLLLIEAGVAEGMATTGQGWIGIGLVTALLINAVLTLIAGSRLWSHIFWRSGPEGEGTEHASPNLVAFDRRGRLALGASAALTLGIAAIGLWPGPLMGAVSVGAADILDPARYVAATGLAGEGP, from the coding sequence ATGGCGGATCTGCCTCGGGCGATGATCGACACTATGACGCCTGCCTCGGCCTGGATCATCGTCCTGCCTATCGTCCTGGCCCTGATGGGCGCTGCCGGCCTTTTGATGTTGCGCCGCAACAACGGCGCCCCAGTGATCGGGGCGGTGATCGTTGTGGTCGGCATCATTGCCTGCGAAATCGCGTTGCTGTTGGAGGTCATCGCCAACGGGCCGGTCAGCATGACCATGGGGAAGTGGCTGCCACCCTTTGGTATCAGCCTGACTGCCGACGTGTTCGGCGCCAGTTTTGCGCTGGCTTCCGCGGTCGTGACGCTCATCGTGCTGCTCTACGCCGAGATCGACAGGGCAGACGCAGACGGACGCGACGCTTTCCATTCCATGGTGCTGTTATTGCTGGCGGGCGTGACCGGCGCGTTCCTGACCGGCGACCTTTTCAACCTCTATGTCTGGTTCGAGGTGACGCTGATCGCGTCCTTTGGCCTGATCGTGCAGGGCGGGCGACCGGCGCAACTTGATGCTGCGGTGAAATACGGGTTTCTCAATTTTCTGGCGACGACGCTGTTCCTGCTGTCACTTGGCCTTCTCTATGGCCTTCTCGGCACGCTCAACATGGCCGATATCATGCGGGTCGCCCCGCTAGCCGATCCTGCGTCGATGGCTGGAGTTGCCGCGCTCCTCATGCTGGCTTTTGGCATGAAGGCGGCGGCATTCCCGCTCAACGCCTGGCTCCCCGCGTCCTATCACACGCCATCGGCAGCGGTGTCTGCGCTCTTTGCCGGGCTGCTCACCAAGGTCGGCGCCTATGCGCTGCTGCGTTCACTGGTCGCCCTGCTGCCCGCCAGCCGTGACCTGCTTGAGCCCGCCCTGGCTGTCATTGCCATCGCCACGCTGGTCACCGCTCCCCTGGGGGCGATCGCCGAGACCAACCTGCGCCGCGCCGTTGGCTTTCTTGTCATCGGCGGCATCGGCGCTGTGCTTGCAGGATTGGCCATGCCTTCGCTGGACGGTGTGGCGGGATCTGGCCTCTACATCTTCCACGCCATCCTCACCATGACGGCGCTCTATATGGTCGCGGGTCTGATCGAAAAGCGAACCGCTGCAACCGATACAAGGCAGATGGGCGGCCTCTATGCCGCAAGCACGCCGCTCTCCATCCTGTTCTTCGTCCTGGTTCTCGCATCCGCCGGTGTTCCGCCGTTCCTTGGTTTCTGGCCCAAGCTTCTCCTCATTGAGGCTGGTGTGGCAGAGGGCATGGCGACAACGGGGCAGGGATGGATCGGGATCGGCCTGGTAACTGCATTGCTGATCAACGCCGTGCTCACACTCATCGCCGGCTCGCGCCTCTGGTCGCACATCTTCTGGCGATCGGGGCCGGAAGGCGAGGGGACCGAGCATGCCAGCCCGAACCTGGTAGCGTTTGACCGTCGCGGGCGGCTGGCGTTAGGCGCCAGCGCAGCGCTGACATTGGGCATAGCGGCAATCGGCCTCTGGCCCGGGCCGCTGATGGGTGCCGTGAGTGTCGGCGCGGCCGACATCCTGGACCCGGCCCGCTACGTGGCGGCGACCGGACTTGCCGGAGAGGGCCCATGA
- a CDS encoding Na+/H+ antiporter subunit E — protein MNTAFLVVILALVWAGITGSFSGLNLLFGGLIGAAAVYLLRDAMAGPRSPKRLGRILSLAVLFLYELVVSAVRVAAVVIRPDLSRAVRPAIVAVPIALKSDVEITLLANMITLTPGTLSVDLSDDRSVLYVHALYMADREGMIADITNGFEKKVREVFE, from the coding sequence ATGAACACCGCTTTTCTGGTCGTCATCCTGGCGCTGGTCTGGGCCGGCATAACCGGGAGCTTTTCCGGCCTTAATCTCCTTTTCGGCGGTTTAATCGGCGCCGCTGCGGTCTATCTGCTCCGCGATGCCATGGCAGGTCCGCGCTCCCCAAAACGCCTGGGGCGTATTCTCTCTCTGGCGGTGCTGTTCCTCTACGAACTGGTGGTCAGCGCGGTCCGCGTGGCCGCCGTGGTCATACGTCCTGATCTGTCGAGGGCGGTACGCCCGGCCATTGTGGCCGTCCCCATCGCGCTCAAGTCCGATGTGGAAATCACGCTGCTCGCCAACATGATCACGCTCACTCCCGGAACGCTGTCCGTCGACCTCTCCGACGACAGGTCTGTGCTCTACGTCCACGCGCTCTACATGGCCGACCGGGAAGGCATGATCGCCGACATCACCAATGGCTTTGAGAAAAAGGTCAGGGAGGTGTTCGAATGA
- a CDS encoding response regulator yields the protein MSVTGKTIAVLAANPALGALLTMVLAGDSRLRVRCFDSEAELFAYMRIAALDMLVVDFDRDGRPAYEMVEAIRLDPSFVSRDLPVIALTRAITPPMRQQAISAGIDEVVVKPMSPRHLLQRVQARLLSRSVVGALGFGYRGPERRDRVFTARPQPHPGRRYTDNVVPLFPDRRARRPDLRPVP from the coding sequence GTGAGCGTCACGGGTAAAACTATCGCCGTTCTGGCCGCAAATCCGGCCCTCGGAGCCTTGCTGACAATGGTGCTGGCCGGCGACTCACGCCTGCGCGTTCGATGCTTCGACAGCGAAGCCGAGCTCTTCGCTTATATGCGCATCGCCGCCCTCGACATGCTGGTAGTGGATTTCGATCGCGATGGCCGGCCGGCCTATGAGATGGTCGAGGCCATCCGCCTCGACCCATCGTTCGTATCGCGCGATCTGCCGGTTATCGCGCTAACCCGAGCCATCACGCCGCCGATGCGCCAACAGGCGATCAGCGCCGGTATCGACGAGGTCGTCGTCAAGCCGATGTCACCCCGACATCTCCTGCAGCGCGTGCAGGCGCGGTTGTTGAGCCGCAGCGTGGTGGGGGCACTTGGTTTTGGTTATCGTGGGCCGGAGCGGCGCGACCGCGTTTTCACCGCGCGCCCCCAACCGCATCCTGGCCGCCGCTACACCGACAACGTCGTGCCGCTCTTCCCAGACCGCCGCGCCCGGCGTCCAGACTTGCGGCCGGTCCCCTAG
- a CDS encoding cation:proton antiporter, whose protein sequence is MTPETFIDWATLVSLVVLGLSLLISMVRIVVGPTLADRVLALDLLTVVAMGFIGAVAVRTGLWLYLDIAVALALLGFLATVALSRYILMRGEDGKSPSREKP, encoded by the coding sequence ATGACCCCTGAGACCTTCATTGACTGGGCGACCCTCGTTTCGCTGGTTGTGCTCGGATTGTCGCTGCTGATCTCCATGGTGCGGATCGTAGTCGGACCGACCTTGGCCGACCGGGTTCTGGCGCTCGATCTCCTTACCGTAGTCGCTATGGGCTTCATCGGAGCTGTGGCGGTACGGACCGGCCTCTGGCTCTATCTCGACATCGCGGTGGCCCTGGCGCTCCTCGGCTTCCTCGCCACCGTGGCCCTGTCACGATACATCCTCATGCGCGGTGAAGACGGCAAATCGCCCAGCAGGGAGAAGCCTTGA
- a CDS encoding Na(+)/H(+) antiporter subunit B codes for MNTVIFRTLAPLIVAIMLVFSMYICLRGHNEPGGGFIGGLIAAASIGVFGMASGVATVRRALRVDPIAIAGFGVVLAGFSGLLSLFTGSPFMTSIWLYVPLGDSNIPLSTPLFFDLGVYCVVFGTLSAIALSLESDREEDL; via the coding sequence ATGAACACCGTGATCTTCCGGACCCTGGCTCCGCTCATCGTTGCGATCATGCTGGTCTTTTCGATGTATATTTGTTTGCGCGGGCACAATGAACCGGGTGGCGGTTTCATCGGCGGGCTGATCGCAGCGGCCTCCATCGGGGTTTTCGGCATGGCCTCTGGCGTAGCGACCGTGCGCCGCGCGCTGCGCGTCGACCCAATCGCGATTGCCGGGTTTGGCGTGGTTCTGGCCGGGTTTTCGGGCTTGCTGAGCCTCTTTACGGGCTCGCCCTTCATGACCAGCATCTGGCTCTACGTACCCCTCGGCGATAGCAACATACCGCTGTCCACGCCACTTTTCTTCGATCTGGGTGTCTACTGCGTCGTCTTCGGCACGTTGTCGGCCATCGCCCTTTCACTCGAAAGCGACCGCGAGGAGGATCTCTGA
- a CDS encoding helicase HerA-like domain-containing protein: MLVDGKIFLGTSDRPEYLSLKYANRHGLITGATGTGKTVSLQVLAEGFSRAGVPVFAADIKGDLSGISKLGQAQAWQTKRAEDIGFTDYADDVFPVMFWDLFGKQGHPVRATISEMGPVLLSRILDLNDTQEGVLNIAFRAADEEGLLLLDLKDLRALLTDMQERTREISGRYGNVTTASIGSIQRALLVLEQQGADNFFGERALDIPDLMRTDVDGRGFVSILAADQLMQSPRLYATFLLWLLSELFEALPEVGDPEKPKLVFFFDEAHLLFDGAPKALIDKVEQVVKLIRSKGVGVYFVTQNPVDIPESVLAQLSNRVQHALRAYTPREQKAVRVAAETFRPNPAFSTEEVISQLGIGEALVSVLEEKGVPSMVGRTLIRPPSAQVGPISPAERDASLAKSPVGGLYDTIIDRESAFEILQRRARDKQLDAERAQYETARQAEANQLAREREQAERAAAPRRSSRQTPTEAAMNSFARTVANTLGRELVRGILGGLTGRRR; the protein is encoded by the coding sequence ATGCTCGTGGACGGCAAGATCTTTTTGGGCACGAGTGACCGGCCGGAATATCTCAGCCTCAAATATGCAAACCGTCACGGCCTGATCACCGGCGCAACCGGAACTGGCAAGACCGTGAGCCTCCAGGTGCTCGCCGAAGGCTTTTCCCGCGCCGGCGTCCCGGTATTTGCCGCAGACATCAAGGGCGACCTCTCTGGTATCTCGAAGCTCGGTCAGGCTCAGGCCTGGCAGACCAAGCGCGCCGAGGACATCGGGTTCACCGATTATGCCGACGACGTCTTTCCGGTCATGTTCTGGGACCTGTTCGGCAAGCAGGGGCACCCGGTGCGGGCCACGATCTCCGAGATGGGGCCGGTTTTGCTCAGCCGCATCCTCGACCTCAACGACACCCAGGAAGGCGTGCTCAACATCGCCTTCCGCGCGGCCGATGAGGAAGGCCTCTTGCTGCTCGATCTCAAGGATTTGAGGGCGCTGCTGACGGACATGCAGGAGCGCACCCGTGAGATTTCGGGTCGATACGGCAATGTCACTACGGCTTCCATCGGCTCGATCCAGCGCGCACTGCTCGTGCTTGAACAACAGGGCGCTGACAACTTCTTTGGTGAGCGAGCGCTCGACATCCCGGACCTGATGCGCACCGATGTCGATGGTCGTGGGTTTGTGTCGATCCTGGCGGCCGACCAGCTCATGCAATCCCCGCGGCTCTACGCGACCTTTCTGCTGTGGCTGCTTTCCGAACTGTTCGAGGCGCTTCCGGAAGTCGGCGACCCCGAAAAGCCGAAGCTCGTATTCTTTTTCGACGAAGCCCATCTGCTGTTCGATGGCGCGCCGAAGGCCTTGATCGACAAGGTCGAACAGGTGGTCAAGCTCATCCGCTCGAAGGGTGTCGGCGTGTATTTCGTGACGCAGAATCCGGTCGACATCCCCGAAAGCGTGCTTGCTCAGCTGTCCAACCGCGTGCAGCACGCGCTGCGCGCCTACACCCCACGAGAACAGAAGGCTGTACGGGTCGCCGCCGAGACGTTCCGCCCCAACCCGGCCTTCTCGACCGAGGAGGTAATTTCCCAGCTGGGTATCGGCGAGGCGCTGGTGTCGGTTCTCGAAGAAAAGGGCGTCCCCTCCATGGTCGGGCGTACGCTCATTCGTCCGCCATCGGCGCAAGTCGGACCGATCTCGCCCGCAGAGCGTGATGCCAGCCTTGCCAAATCTCCCGTTGGAGGCCTCTACGACACGATCATCGACCGCGAGTCGGCGTTCGAAATTTTGCAACGCCGGGCGCGCGACAAGCAGCTGGATGCCGAACGTGCTCAGTATGAGACGGCAAGGCAGGCGGAGGCTAATCAACTGGCCCGCGAGCGGGAACAGGCCGAACGTGCTGCCGCGCCGCGCCGCTCATCGCGCCAGACACCCACGGAAGCAGCGATGAACTCGTTTGCTCGCACCGTTGCCAACACGCTGGGCCGCGAGCTGGTTCGTGGCATCCTCGGCGGCCTGACTGGGCGGCGGCGCTGA
- a CDS encoding Na+/H+ antiporter subunit C — translation MDYVLAALVGLFIATGCYLLLSRSVIRMLIGMTIFGNGVNLLIFTAGRVTQSVAPIVPPGLDAPEGPIANPLPQALILTAIVIGFSMFAFLLVLAFRAYQSLDADNTDTMRLAEPERSPNPPLSY, via the coding sequence ATGGACTACGTCCTTGCCGCGCTTGTCGGCCTTTTCATCGCTACCGGCTGCTATTTGCTGCTGTCGCGCTCGGTCATCCGCATGCTGATCGGCATGACGATCTTCGGTAACGGCGTGAACCTTTTGATCTTCACCGCCGGCCGCGTTACGCAGTCGGTCGCGCCGATCGTGCCGCCGGGTCTCGACGCACCGGAGGGGCCGATCGCCAACCCGCTGCCGCAGGCGCTGATACTGACCGCCATCGTTATCGGGTTTTCGATGTTCGCCTTCCTGCTCGTGCTCGCTTTCCGGGCCTATCAGAGCCTCGATGCGGACAATACCGACACCATGCGTCTGGCTGAGCCCGAACGCTCGCCCAACCCACCTTTGAGTTACTGA